The DNA segment TCGGATCCCCAGCAGCTTGTGCGTCTGAAGTGACAGCCGCCAGCGCGGGTGCGCCAGACAATAAGCGACGGCCGCGGCGGTGTTCGCCTCGCGCGCGGGGCCGTCCATGGGCTGCAGGAAGAAGCTCTTGAAGGGCAGGGCCTCGAAGCGCTCGGGCTCGGCGCCCGGCTGCGGGAAGACCAGCTTGAGCTCGTCGCCTTGCTGCAGCACGAGCTCCGCGCCGGCCTTGGGCGAGACGCAGACCCAGTCGAGCCCCTGGGGCGCGGGCCGCGTTCCGTTGGTCTCCACCGCCACCTCGAAGCCGCGCGCGTGCAGCGCGTCCACCAGCGGCGCGTCGAGCTGCAGGAGCGGCTCGCCGCCCGTGCAGATGACGAGCTTGCGCTCGGTCGGGCCGTTCCACGCCGACGCGACGGCCTCCGCGAGCTCCTCGGCGCGGGCGAAGGAACCGCCGCCCGTACCGTTGGTGCCCACGAAGTCGGTGTCGCAGAAGCGGCAGATGGCCCGGTCGCGGTCGCGCTCGTGGCCGCTCCACAGGTTGCAGCGCGAGAAGCGGCAGAACACGGCCGGACGCCCGGTGTTCGCGCCCTCGCCTTGCAGCGAGTAGAAGATCTCCTTCACGTCGTAGGCCATGTCTGCGCTCTAGGCGGCGCAACCTAATCGAACCCGGGCCGCTTTGCACCGGCGCTCGGTCGCATGCCCGCGAGACACCCGGGCGGACATCGCGCAGAATCGCCCCATGGGAGTGGTCCGCGGCGCCAGGGCTCTCGTCGTCATGCTGCCGCTGCTCGCGTGCGGCCGGAGCTTCAGCGCGCCGGGCCAGGCCAGCGGCCGCCTCACCGGCCAGCCCTGCGACACCAGCGACCAGTGCGAGAAGCACCTCTGCGCCGACGGCGTGTGCTGCGAGTCCGCCTGCGCGCAGGCCGAGACCTGCAATGCGCCCGGGACGGCCGGCTTCTGCACGCCGCGCGCCGTCGGAGATGGCTGCGCGGCGCCCGGCGACTGCCCCACTGGCTTCTGCTTCGACCACGTCTGCTGCAAGACCGACTGCAGCAGCGGCTGCCACAGCTGTGCGTTGACGGGTTCGGTCGGCAGCTGCGAGGTGGTGCCCGAGAACACCGACCCGCGCGTCGAGTGCGGCGCGTGCTCGGCTTGCTTCGCCGGGGCGTGCGGCCCGGCCATCCCCGGGACCGATCCCCACGGCGAGTGCCACGGCGGCGCGTGCAGCGCGCAGCTGGTGTGCGAAGCGCCGCCGGGCAGCGACTGCGACGTCGACCACCCCTGCGCCCTGGGCGAGTGCATCGCGGGGCGCTGCGAGACCGTGAACGACCAGTACGTCGACGGACCGCCGCTGCTTCCGACCGACCTCTACCGGTTCCCGGTCACCGTCGGCGTGAGCCCCACGGGCGACGCGATCGTGCTGGTTCAGTCGATCAACCAGGTGTTCTCCACGGACTACACAGGCACGCTGGTGGCGGTGCAGGGCGAGACTGCGCACGGGCCGTGGACCAAGGTCGCGCTCAACTACGACGTCGACGGGGCGCAGGTCGGCGCGGTGGCCTACCTCGGGCGCCAGGCGTTCATGGCCTACGGACCGGCCTCTGGGACTTTCGCCACCGCCGCCCCGCTGCATGTCGTGGCTCTGGCTCCGGGCGGCATTCCCGCGGGCGACGAGCTGCTCAACGCCGGCAACGATCAGTACTCGGGCGTCGGGCTGGAGCCACTCTCCGACGGCGGGATGTGGGCCATGTACGTGACCGGCGACCGGGTGCTGCACCAGCGCTTCCGCACCGGGCCCGCAGCGTGGACCGATGCCCAGTCCATCGGCACGGGCGTGCGCGCGTTGGTGAGCGGCCGCGTGGGAGGCGCGGCCCGCGCGTTCCTCATCGACGGCAACGGCGTCCTGCATGCGCTCGCGCCGGACGGCACCGACGACGTCGCATCGAACACGCCGTCGGGCTGCACCGGTAACACGAGCTACTTGAGCGAGGCCGATCGGCACGTCGACGGCGGCGGCGCGGCACTCCTGGTCCTCGAGTGCGCGTCGACCCGGCTGGTCACGTACGACCCCGGGTCGGCACAACACTTCACGGTGACCGATCCCTACGCCCAGGGCGCGCTCGACGCGGGCCAGCTCTTCTACGCGGACGGCGTGCTTCCGGTCGGCGGCACGGAGCGGGCCGATACCTACGTGGTCAGCTTCGCTGCGCTGGGCGGCGCCGACGACGTGGGCACGGCGCTCTTGTGGGTCTACCCGGATGGCGGCCAGACCCTCGACACGATCATCGCGTCGGATCCGTTCTACGGCATTCGCGGGATCGCCGCCGGATCCGGGCCCACGGCGGTCCCGCTGATGGCCTACGGCGAGGCGTGGGAAGGCTCGGGGACCGGCCAGCCGCTGCTGATGTTGGAGACCTTCGTCCCGTAGGACGTCTCAGCTCGCCAGCACCGGCAGCTTCACGTCCACGCTCTGCGCCGCGTGCGCGCGCACCCGCGGACAGCCTGGATCCGGCTGCCACCAATCGCCCCGCGCCTTGGCCACCACGCGGCAGCCGCCCTTGCAGAGCGAGAGGTACTCGCAGCTCCGGCACGGCTCGGGCGCGCGGTCCACGTAGCCGCGGAAGGCCTCGAAGCCGCGGTCGAAGGCGCGCGCCGTGGCCTCGGCGTCGAAGATGGAGCCTTCGTTCGGGCCGCCGAAGCTGCAGCCGGTGACGCTGCCGTCGGGCATCACGCTCGCGAGCAGGTTTCCGCCCTCGCAGCCCACCACGCCGAAGAACTTCGCGACCGTCGGGCTGGGCTTGTGCCAGAACACCATCGGCGCGAACGAGCAGTCGAGCTTGATGCGCATGCGGTGGCGGAACATCAGCTTCTTGGCGAGCGGGAAGATGCCCTCGGCCTGCTCGGGCGTGAGGTCCTCGTCCGCGAAGGTGCCCAGGCCGCGGCCCGCGGGCTTGAAGCGCAAGAGCTCCACTTCGTTCAGCCGCAGCTCGCGCGCGAGCGCCACCACCTCGCCCAGGTGCGGATAGCTCGAGCGCGACACCACGCAGTTGATGCCCACCTCGCGCTTCACCTCGCGCAGGAGGCGCAGGGCGCGCTCTGCGTGGCGGAAGCCGTCGAAGCCGCGCGCTGCCTCATAGCGCTTGCCCACGCCGTCGATGGAGACGTTGATCTGCCCGAAGATCTGGCAGCGCTCGGCGAGCTCGGGCGTCATGTTCAGCCCGGCCGTGGTGAGGTTCGGGAGGATGCCCACCTTGCGCGCGTGCGCCGCCACCGCGAACAGGTAGTCGAGGTCCATGGCCTCGCCGCCGCCGAGCGCCACGTGGAAGACGCCGTGCGCCGCGAGTCGATCCAGCGCCTCGCGCGCCTGGTCGAGCGTCATCGCCGGGCCCTGGGGCGTCGCGTCGACGTAGCAGCTGGTGCAGCCCGCGCTGCAGCGCTTGCTGATGACGAGGTGCACTTCGGTGGGCGCGCTGAGCCGCTTGGGATCCGCGCCTTGCCAGTGCTGCGACTGGGGAAGCCCGAGCAGTCGCATCATGTTGCGGTTCACGGAGATGACCGCGCGCGGCTTCTCCAGCGAGACCAGGCCGCCAAACCACTCGGCGCGCAGCTTCACGGCGCGTCCTTCGCGGGCTCTTGTCCGACGACCTGAGCGGGCTTCTTGCGCGCGCGCAGCCACGCGGAGAGGAAGAGCGACGCGCCGAGCGCCGCCGCGCCGCCGAACAGCAAGAAGGTCACATCGACGCCGAGCGAGCTGGAGTTGGGGTTGGCGCCGAAGCGCACCCCGAGGATCCGCGGGCGGTCGTCGAGCTCGCGCTCGTCCATGGCCAAGGTTCTACGGCGATGACGCAGCAAACGGAAGGGTTGCTCAGCGCTCGGCGCCGTTGGTGAGCGTCTCTGAAAACTTCATCCACAAGTCGTTCGCGACCACGGCGCAGTAGAGCAGGGCGGCCGCCTCGGCGAGCCCCAGCACGCCTTCCAGGATCCGCACCCGCTTCGACGGCGTCCGCGCGCGCAGGTGCACGCCGTGCGCGTAGAGCAGCACCAGCGCGCCCAGGGCCACGGTCGCCACCGCCTTGGCCTCCGAGGCCGGCTGGGCAAACGCGGCGGCGAGCATCACGCCCGCCACGGGCAGCGCGTAGGTCGCTTCCTCGGGCAGCGGCCAGAGCGCGCCGCGCGAGCGATAGAGCCGCAGCCCCACTCCCGCGATCAGGCCGATGCACAGCGCGACGAAGACGTACCACCGCCGCTGCTCCTCGCGCGCGGCCACCGCGGCCATGCGGCCCACGTACTGCCAGTACGGCGAGTCGAGCTTGGAGAGCCTCTCGAAGGTGGTGATGGCCGGCGTGTAGTGGTGCGTCGCGACATTCAAGTCGGCCACACCCTTCTCGCCCTGCCAGCCCCACTCGGTGCCCGCGTAGTCGGCGGCGGCGCGCGCGAAGAGCGGCTGGGCGAGATCGATCCGGTGGTCGGCCAGCCGGAGCTCCGCCATCCACACCAGGCCGCGACCTGCGTTGGGGTCGTCGTGGTGCGCGTCGACCCAGGCCTGCATCTGCGCACACGACGCGTCGTGGCTCTGCTGGCCCACGCGCGAGACGATGGCGTCGAAGCCCGGGTCGGGCGTCGCCAGCGCCAGCGCGAGGGGCAGGAGCGCAGAGAGCGTCGTCATCGCGGGGTGTAGCCCTCGGGCAGGGCGAGCGGGAAGGGCGTGCGGCCCATGAGCAAGAACACGTAGAGCGCGGCGGTGAAGATGAGCAGGCCCGCGGCCCAGGCGGCGAACATGCGCAGCGTCGGGGCCTGGCGCTCGCTGGGCAGGCGGGTGGCGATGGCGCGGCCCACCAGCGCCGCGACGCCACCTGCCACCAGCGAGAGCAGGATCCGGCCCATAAAGTCCATGGCCAGAACGTTCGGATGCACCTCGAACGTGAACCGCCGCTCCAGCGGGCGATACCAGAGCAGCGGCGTGGGAATCGCCGTGCTCACGAAGTACGTGACCAGGTAGCCCGCGGCGAAGGCGGTCCAGGTGATCGCCTGGCGCACGCGCGCGGCGGTGTCGGTCGCGGGGGCGCTCATACGCCCCTCACGTCGGTGACCACCAGGCCCATCACCGCGCTGGCGACGATGAGCGTCCAGATGGCGATCGACAAGAACGCCAGCCACCCGAGCAGCGGCTGATCGCGGCTCGGGTCGAGCTTGCGGCCCACGCTGAAGAGCCCGACCGCGAGCGGCAATCCGAGCGCGGCGAGGTTCTCCTTGATGTCGAAGAGGTTCGAGGCCCAGGGCTCGTAGCGATCGAGGTACAGCCCGCGCACGGCGTAGCGGTAGTGCGGGTACATGAGCAGCCCGAACAGGAACGCGGCCGCGAAGCACCCGCCGATGACCTGCGCATAGACGCGCGCCAGCCGTCCGAGGTGGTGCGCGCCCCGCCACAGCCGCCAGGACACGATGGCCAGGTGCGTGCTCGCGCCCGCGAGGGCCAAAGCCGCGACGGCGTGGAGCACGAGCAGCGGCCGCGCCCAGGACTCGAGGAAGGTGTGCGCCACTCAGTGCCCCGCGTCGGCCGCCGGTGAGGTGGCGGAGGTGAGGGTGATCTTCGAGCGGTCGAGCAAGGTGCCCGAGGCGTCGAAGGCCTGGACATCGAGCGCGTCGGCGGTCACGTCCACCAGCACGTAGCCGAAGCCGTCGAAGCGGAACGCGCTCCACGGCGGCGCGGGGTCCACCATCGGCCTCAGCTTCGCGCCGCCGCCGCCCTCGACGAAGTACGTCACCCCGTTGATGGGCTTGCTGCGCTCGTAGTCGTGGTCGTGGCTCTGGAAGACGGCGAGCACGTGGCTCTTCTCGAAGAGCGGCTGGAGCAGCGCGCGCAGGGCTGCGTCGCCGCCGTGGCTGCCCGAGCTGTAGATGGCCTTGTGCAAGAAGACGACGGTGGGCTTGTTCGCGTGCGCGGCCAGGTCCTGCGCGATCCACTCGAGCTGCGCCGAGCCTGCGGCGAGCGGCTCCTCGGTGTCGAGCCCCAGGAAGTGCAGCCCCAGCGCGTCGAACGCGTAGGCCTCGCTGGCGCCCGCGCCCTTGGTGCCCTCGGGCGGGAGCTTGAAGTGCGCGGCGAACTCCTTGCCCACGTCGTGGTTGCCGCGCACCGGGTAGAGCTTGAGCGCGTCGCGGAGCGGCTTCTCCAGCGCCTCCCAGTGCGCCCACTCGTCCTTGGAGGTGCCGTCCTTCACCGCGTCGCCGGTGAAGAGGGCGAGGTCCGGCTTGGCGGCGACCACCGCGGCCACGATGCGCGCGTGCTCCGCGTCGTTGTCGCGGGTGTCGCCGTAGACGGCGAACCGCGGACCGCGCGCGGGCGCAGCGGCGAGGAGCGAGCAGGCGAGCACGAGGAGGCGCATGAAGCTTTGGCGATCGTAGCCCTGCGTGGACCAGCCGTCCAAGGAACGCCGACGCAGACGCCCCGCGTACAGGGAACATTCAATCGAACTGTCGGGGCGCCGCCGGCAGGCGCTGGGACACGCTCCGCACCGACGACCCTTGCCAGCCGCAGAGCCATGGACTATTCAGCCGCCCGCTGTTCGCGCCGACATAGCTCAGCTGGCAGAGCAACGGTTTCGTAACGCGCGGCCGGCCCCAAACAATCCGAGCAGCTCGCCAAGCGCCCGAGAGCACGAGTGCAGGTGTCTGCACTCGCGTCCAGTGGTCGCGTTGTCACTACGTCCCAATTACGTCCCAGCGGGTCGCCGATTCCGGCCTGCGGGTCGCGCACGTGGCGCTTCAGTCGCTCTAAGGAGACTCCCCGGCCGCCTTGAGTCGGGGAGACGGCTGACCAGAGGCGCACGAGCAACGCGCTTGCCTCGGCTAGTTTCCGGTGCGCTCAGCCTGCGACTTCTTCGCGAGTGCGCGGAATCTCGTTCCGCGGTTGGGCGCCACTTTTAGAGCCGCCGGCGGCGGTGCACCGTCAGCGTCGAGGTCCTGGTAGGCACGAAGGGAAGCAGTGGTGACCCTTGTGTGCCGGCCAGCCTTCTTCGCACGAACGAGCTTCCCCTTCTTGATGAGCTCGTAGACCCGGCTAACGCTGCAACCGAGTTCCTCGGCTGCTTCCTCGATCGAGAGCGTGCCGGCGGGCGCAAGCGCTCGCCGCAGCGCGCGTAGTTCGCGCGTCTGCTCCTGGAGCGCGGCCAGCAGCTGGCGCCCGAGTTCCTCGGTCACGCGACCAGCTCCTCTCCATCGAGGCGCCGCAGAGGTTGTAGGACGCGCTGGACGCCCGCGAGCTCGGCTCTTGAGGAGCACCGGCTGGTGCGGCGTGAGCGCGGGCGAGCTGCGTACATGGGCCGAGCTTGCCGAACGCAGCTTGAAGGGGCCCGCTGGTACATTTCTCCCCGAAGGGGCGTTCGACGCCACCGCCGTCCTGCGGGTGGGTATTGCGATTCGTGGCGTTGACGCGCAATTCGAGCCGGACCCGCTACACCTGCACCCCAAGAGGGCAGTCACGCCTTGTCGTGCAACGTGACTCGGGGCGCAGAGGGTGTGGCGAATTGATCCGTCGCGGTGACGAGAATCGACAGAGGCGTCACTGACGGCAGCAGCGTGGACGTAGGGACAGCTCGCGGGGAACGACCAAGCTCCTCTCGATGCGATCCTCAGCGCCGATGCTCACGCACCTGCGAAATACCTTTGAGATTCCCTTGAGGCCAGGGGGTTGGCCGCGTCTGCACGCTCCGCAGGATCCGGTTCGACACGCAGCTCGTGGCGGCATGTCGCGCACAGCACGCCGACCCGCATGAGGTGCCCACACCTCATTTCGGGGTGGTGCGATTAGCACGCGTTTCTGAAGGTGCGCCGTCGTTCCTGACGTCTCGACCGCGTCCGCACGATGGACGTCGGCGTGCGAGTGAAACGGGATGCGCACCAGGACTGACGTGGGCGGCTTGTGCTTCGGGAAGATCGGTCTGCGTGCGACGACGTCCGGCATACGTCCGACGTACGCACGTCGGACGTAGCTCACGTGGGGCGGTCGCGTGGCACGTCCACGCCGGGGACGGAGGGCGTCTCTGCGGCGCGGTTGGACGTGCGCTGACGTCCGATCTGCGTCCGACGTCCAACGATCGGCGCCGCGACGCCGATCAGCGAAGCCGGGGGACCATCGGGAAGTCTTCGCGGAGCTGGGGAACAAGCTCGACCAGCGACTGAATCGCGCGCTTGACGTACGCCGAGGTCACCCGCGCACCCGGCTGCCCGACCTCGCCATCGAGCAAGTCCGCGATGTCGGCCACCAAGTCACGTGGGAAGACCGAATGTCGTCGATGCCTCCTCAGCTCGAGGCCGCCGGATCCAGGATTCCGGATCTCGCCGATGTCGCCGTCGGTGAGCCTGGGTCGCGCGACGTAGAACGGAATGAGGAGCACGTAGAGGCGCCAAACGGGCTGGTTCAGCTGCGCGACCACGTTTCCGCCCCGCATTCTCAGGAGGGGCGGGCCAAGGCGCGTCTTGTCGACCTCCGCGTCGACCGGTTCGGGCTCCTCCATCGCCACCTTCCAAAACGAACGCAGTCCAGCCGGGTCGTCTGGAGGGTCGCCACGGTGCTTCGATTGGTGCTTGAGCCGCTGAAGGTGCAGAGGCGCCAGGAGGGACTCGCGAACGGCATCGAGGGCGAGGTGTTCTGGGGAACCTGGTGCTGCGGCGCGAATCGCATCGCCGAGGCACATGCCCAGGTACTGCTCCAGATCGGGCTCACGTGGGTGCACCACACGACCATCGGGTTGCCTCTTGCCCGGTAGGCGTGCGGCGCTCTCGCCCCTCCCAGTCGTTGGCAAGTCTCGAACGCAGGCGAGCACTTCCTGGATCGGCCCGAACTGGTCGACCTCGTCCACTGCGTCAGGCGTCGGATTCTGCGGCAGGTAGGCCTGACGAATGCGGCTCTGGATTCGCTCAAGAGCTTTGGACGCCAAACCAGGGTTCACCAGGTGAGAGAAGTCCAGCTTCGCCTCCCGCCGCGCGCAGCAAGCGCACGCATTCCATGAAGCTACCTGGTCACCGCGTGCGGCGCCGCGCGGCCTGCACCTCGGACCGCCTGCGCCTTCTGCAGTCCTGCTGCGTCGCCTACAGGCGTGAGCCCGGTGATTTGGAATGTCACTCACGGTCAGTCGGAAGCTGACCCGACCGGAACGTGCACCTCAGGCACCGTCGCCGACTTCGTCGGCCTCTACTATGACTTGCAGGCCGACTTCCCCGGCGCAGCGGTTCCCTAGTACTTGGTGTTCTGCTCGATTCGAGTGGGGCAGGCCCCGCGGATTGGACCCACGGCAACACGTTTCAGTCTGTCCAGGTGACTGACGTGGACTTCAGCTTCAGCTTTGCAGCGATCTGTCTGGCTCGGCTGTGGCCGTGGTTGTCCGGGACGCGGGCCTCCCACGACCCAAGGGGAGCTTGCTGATCCACCGAATCCCATTCTGCGCGGCGCACTCCCGATGCGAGAGCCCGCTCGCAGTGGACTCCGAGCCATCCGCAGCCACCCTTCCCGGCCAAGCCTGACGTGAGCAACTGATCGAACTCCGCCTAAGGAACTGTAGTCAACGGGCGGATTCAGGCGTACCGCCAATCCGTATAATTCCGCTTTCGCCTCGACTTCCTCGACTCGGCGTGGAAGCATCCCCCTTTGTCGAGTGTCCATCACTGTCTCCGAGAGGCGACATGTGAAGTGCTGGGTGAGGGTGGTCGCGGTCTCGGTGGTCGTGGTCGGCTCGGCTTCGTGCCGCGGCCGAGAGTCTGCTCAATCGCCCGAGAAGGTAGTGGCTGCACCCTCGGATCCGGTCGTCGGTCGCTTCAGCGGCGGTGTGGTCACGCAATCGGAGGTCGTCGAAGAGGTCCGGCAGATGCCGCCGGCCCTGCGCAAGGAGTTCTCCTCGGCAGCCGGCGAGCGCGAGCTCGTGAGCAGCATGGTCGACAAGCGCCTCCTCTTCGAGGAGGCCCAACGCCGCGGGCTCCAGAAGGATCCTGACATCGAGCGCGAGGTCCAGGAGCTCCAGGAGCGCTTGATGATTCGAGCCCTCCTCGCGCAGGAGGAGAAGCGCGCGGGACCGATCTCCGAGCAGGAGCTCCGCCAGTACTTCCAGGCCAACCCGAAGGAGTTCATTACACCCGAGAAGGTGCAGATCGAGCGGCTCCTGATCGCGGTTCCCGCCACTGCTTCGAAGTCTGACCGCGCCAAGGCACGCGAGAAGACGGAGCGCCTACTGGCCCAGGCGAAGCGTGGGGTCGCGCTTGCGAAGTTGGCGGCGAGCGTCGAGGGGGGCGCTGCCAAAACCGAGGTGATGGAGCCGTTCGCGAAGACGGATTCGCACGATCCGAAGCTCGTCGAGGCGGCTTTCGCCCTGAAAGACGCAGGCGCCCTCTCCAGTGTGCTCGAGCTCAACGGCGGTTTCGCCGTGCTCCGGCTCGTGGCGCGTCAGCCCGAGTCACCTCTGCCCTTCGAAGCCGTGCGCTCCAAGATCGAGACCAAGCTCGATCCCGCGCACCGCAGGCACGTATTCAACGAGTTGCTGGAGAAGTTGCGGAAGCCGGCCGAGGTCCATGTGGACCTCGCCACGCGGAAGTAGTTCGAGGGGGCAGTCGTGGGGCGTCTGGGAGGGCACGCCTGCGCAGCTCTTGCCATCGTGGTGACGGGTCTGTCCGCAGGCAGTGCCCGAGCCGCCTCTTCGACCGCCGTCTCCGCGATCTATCCGCTCGCGCCGTTGAGTCCGGGGGAACAGGCCTTCGAGCTGGGTATCGACGTCTCCGGCTCGCCTGCACAGGTGCAGATCAACGTGGTGGGACAGTCGCCCACGTTGGGGGCGTTCGTCGATCTCCAGAGCTTCTCGATTCAACGCGACGCCTCGAGCACGACTCCTTTTCACACGCTCGTGCCCCTGACCTCGCCACTCCCAGGTGATGCGCTGTTGGAGATCGTGGCGACACCGCTCGACGCCACTGGAACGCCAGGCACGAGCGCCTCGGTCACTTTCGATGCCACGGCGCAAGTGCCCTCGTTTGCGCCGAGCCCAGTCTCGGTGCAGCCCACGAATGATGGGAAAGGAATCCTGGTCGACGTGGCATTCGCGGGCCAGGTGATGGACGGCAGCCTTTCGGGAACTGGTGTGGGCGCGAGCGCCCTGCGCCTGGCCCACGGTGCGCTCGCGTCGGTGTCGGGGCAGGCGTTCGCCACGGTCTCAGCATTGGCGGCTCATCCTTCGCCTGCCACGCCCGGCCACGTCACGTTCTTGCTCCCATTGAACGGGACGATCCCCTTCGACGGCATCTTCGAGGGCGACATCACCCTGCGCGACCCTTTCGGCCGGCAGATTCACACCTCGGTGGTGCAGTTCACGAGCGCGACGGCGTTCGATCCCGTGGACTCGATCAACATCCAGCCCTCGCCGCTGCTGCTTTCCGGGGGCTTCGGACAGGCCGTTCAACTCCAGGTGACAGCCAAGTTCGAGAACGCCGGCAACGTCGATCTCTCGGGGCCAGGAAACGGCGTTGTGTACACCTCGTCGAATTCTGGAGTGGTCACCGTGAGCCGCGACGGGCTCGCGGTGGCGCGCGCGAACGGCGAGGCGGACATCCAGGCGCAGTACGCCGGGTACACCCAGAGCACGCACGTGATCGTGG comes from the Deltaproteobacteria bacterium genome and includes:
- a CDS encoding metallophosphoesterase; the protein is MRLLVLACSLLAAAPARGPRFAVYGDTRDNDAEHARIVAAVVAAKPDLALFTGDAVKDGTSKDEWAHWEALEKPLRDALKLYPVRGNHDVGKEFAAHFKLPPEGTKGAGASEAYAFDALGLHFLGLDTEEPLAAGSAQLEWIAQDLAAHANKPTVVFLHKAIYSSGSHGGDAALRALLQPLFEKSHVLAVFQSHDHDYERSKPINGVTYFVEGGGGAKLRPMVDPAPPWSAFRFDGFGYVLVDVTADALDVQAFDASGTLLDRSKITLTSATSPAADAGH
- a CDS encoding radical SAM protein, producing MKLRAEWFGGLVSLEKPRAVISVNRNMMRLLGLPQSQHWQGADPKRLSAPTEVHLVISKRCSAGCTSCYVDATPQGPAMTLDQAREALDRLAAHGVFHVALGGGEAMDLDYLFAVAAHARKVGILPNLTTAGLNMTPELAERCQIFGQINVSIDGVGKRYEAARGFDGFRHAERALRLLREVKREVGINCVVSRSSYPHLGEVVALARELRLNEVELLRFKPAGRGLGTFADEDLTPEQAEGIFPLAKKLMFRHRMRIKLDCSFAPMVFWHKPSPTVAKFFGVVGCEGGNLLASVMPDGSVTGCSFGGPNEGSIFDAEATARAFDRGFEAFRGYVDRAPEPCRSCEYLSLCKGGCRVVAKARGDWWQPDPGCPRVRAHAAQSVDVKLPVLAS
- the queE gene encoding 7-carboxy-7-deazaguanine synthase, with the translated sequence MAYDVKEIFYSLQGEGANTGRPAVFCRFSRCNLWSGHERDRDRAICRFCDTDFVGTNGTGGGSFARAEELAEAVASAWNGPTERKLVICTGGEPLLQLDAPLVDALHARGFEVAVETNGTRPAPQGLDWVCVSPKAGAELVLQQGDELKLVFPQPGAEPERFEALPFKSFFLQPMDGPAREANTAAAVAYCLAHPRWRLSLQTHKLLGIR
- a CDS encoding peptidyl-prolyl cis-trans isomerase codes for the protein MAAPSDPVVGRFSGGVVTQSEVVEEVRQMPPALRKEFSSAAGERELVSSMVDKRLLFEEAQRRGLQKDPDIEREVQELQERLMIRALLAQEEKRAGPISEQELRQYFQANPKEFITPEKVQIERLLIAVPATASKSDRAKAREKTERLLAQAKRGVALAKLAASVEGGAAKTEVMEPFAKTDSHDPKLVEAAFALKDAGALSSVLELNGGFAVLRLVARQPESPLPFEAVRSKIETKLDPAHRRHVFNELLEKLRKPAEVHVDLATRK
- a CDS encoding helix-turn-helix domain-containing protein: MTEELGRQLLAALQEQTRELRALRRALAPAGTLSIEEAAEELGCSVSRVYELIKKGKLVRAKKAGRHTRVTTASLRAYQDLDADGAPPPAALKVAPNRGTRFRALAKKSQAERTGN